The DNA segment GGAATAATGGTAGATATAAAGGACTTTAAAGGGATAATAGAACTAAATAACAACAGCGTAAGCTTATTTCCGGGTACTAAGATCATTGATGTACTGAAAGAACTAGAAAATGATAATAAGGAATTAATGGTTTTTCCCAGTAGTTACCATATAGCTACAGTAGGAGGATATATAGGAGCTGGAAATGTAGGAATCGGTGCCTTTCAATACGGATACTTTTATCATAAAGCTTTATTATCAGCCAAGATCATTTCACCTAAGGCTGAAGTTGAACTGAGAGGAGATGACATTTTAGGTATTGCCCAGGCAGCTGGAACTACTGGTGTAGTTACGAGGGCTGAATTCTCAACCGTAAATAAAGAGGACTGGGAGGAACAAGTTGTCTTTTGTAAGGATATAAGCTGTGTGATGAGTACCATGAAATTGTTACTAAGTGATCCCATGAAGACCAGAAGGGTTACTATTGAGGATTACGATACATTTACAAGGGTCACTTCTAAAGATGGGGATAGATGGAATGTTATTCTCTCATCCAAGCTTAAGCTAGGAACTAGAATCGATAAGATTTTCGATACTATCGCCTTCGCCGCTATATATGTGTATTTTAATAGAAAAAGTCCTTTTAAGAATTATCATTACGAGGCTAAATTAATAGATCTTAAGTCGTTCCTAGAAATCTCAACGATCTTAAAAAATAAGCTGGGCTCTTCTATAATGATTCACGGTGACGTGATGATTATTAAGTCGCAACCAATAGTGTATTCTGTATTTATGTCAGACGTGGAAAATTTTGATCTTATAATGTCCATTCTACGTGATTACGGATATTATTATAACCTTCACTCTTACCAAATAAACGATTACCATGAAGATCCTTACGTTATGCAAAAAATAATTGAACTGAAGAGAAAAGTTGATCCTTTAGATATTCTTAACAGAGGAAAGGTAAGATTTTAGTAAGGGGAAAATATGAGCAAAACAGCTATTGACCTTTACTCTCATTACTATCCAAAGCCTTTAGTAAAGAAGCTCATGGACTACGGGATTCTTAATGAAGAAAGAGTAATTTTGACATGGAGCAGTAGAAAATGTTTATATAGGAAAATTTCATATAACTATTTGTGAGTAGAAGGATTAATAAAATACTAACAATATTCACAATAGTAATTGTTGCGTCTACTGTAGGATTATCAATACTTTACTTATTCACACCAATACTAATAGGATACCAAATAACATCAAACGGAATAATAGAATACTTCAAAAACGTCATTGACCCATCATTCATAATTAAAGCGTACTTAAATAATGCACCAGTGAACGCAATAATATCAGTTTACATTAACCAACCTCAGAAAGTAATATTCTATAAAGAGTTTTACGGAGAATCATTAAAAATACCATTCACATCAATAGAAAATTACGTAAAACCATGGAAAAAATATTACGTAAAACCATGGAAAAAATACGAGAATGAGAATACCTCACTCCTAGTAATAGCAACATACACGAAAGGGAATGAAACATTCACAAGCGCAGAAGAAATAGAGTATAACCCAAATTGGGTATTAAAAAACCAACCAATACAAATAGTAGCAAAGATCAACATAATACCTCAATTAATAAAATTGAATAACACAATAATTCAACAAGAAAATAATAAAATACACAAAGAAGTGTATGAAGGAACACCAGGTTGTAGTGGATGTTGTTACGGTCGTAGTGGAGAAAAATATGCTTACATAGTAAACATGAGCAAAGAAGTGTATGAAGAACCACCAGTCCTTGTAGGAGGCAAATGCGAATACGTGCCAGTCACATGCGTAATATACTTCTACAACTTCTCAGTACCATTAAATTGGATAACAATAAGCAATAACGTGAATAAAAACGATAATTACACTATCATATCTCTTTTTACTATACTTGAAGGTAAGGTTAGTTGGTATGCGGTAAGTAATTCTAGTAATTACGGTGGTCCGTATATAGGAGTTTCCTATTCGGCCAACGTAAACTGGGAGACTCATGCAGCATATTATAAATCTCATGTTTCTAAGTTGTTTGATCCTACTATTTATACTTATTATAATGCTACGATTGCAGTAGTTATTTACCAAGTGTATGAGTATGAGCCTTCACATGTTAAAAATTATGGTACACCCTATGTTCCATTGAATGATTATCTTACTGTTTTTGAGATTTTGTGGGCTAGTCCATGCATTGGTTATGCTATTGAGAGTTGTAATGGTTTAACTCGTGTTATTTACACTAATTCTACTGGTGAGTATACTTATTATTTGAAAACGGGTAATGGTAGTGTTACACTGTTTTATAATTATTTTGAGGAATTTATTGGGAATCAGAAAAGTGGTCAATATGGTTATGTTCAGTGGAGAGATGGTAAAATTACAACTACAGGAAATATTTACATAAACAAACTGGGTTTTTGTTTTTGTGCGAATTCATTCGAGGAATATGTGCATAATAATAGGATTGCTAGTGTAGCTCTTGATGCTTTAGATCTAGTTATCAGTATCCTGGCTCTTGAAGTAGGGATTGAGTCTCCAATTGTTGATGCTTTAATTGGTTTTGATGCTAATGAATATTTCTTCTTCAGCAGTAGTAATCAAATAGAAAATTACTTTATCTTTATAAATACTATTGTAAATGTATATCTGCCGTTTGATACTTATACTTGTCAAGTTCTTGGAGCTGGTCATGTTTATGTTAGTTATTTGAATTATTCGCCTTTATTGGGTTTTGTTATGAATTACTCTTCTTATTATTATGGTGGTTAGCATGAAGAAGTTGGTTTATTTTTATATTGTTTATTTGTTGTTCTTTTTCTTATTTGTATTATTTTATGATTTGAGTGCTTTTTTGACTGTTAGTTCTTTTCCTGTTCCTTCCTTCTTGTTTTATACTCCTTTAACGCGTGAAATATTTTTAGGTGTTCAGTTTGTTGGTATTCCCTTGCTTTTCTTGTTTTTCTTTTTTGTTTCTGGTAAGGATTACGTTATTGGTTTATTAGTTGGGTATTTTATAGTTCTCTTCATCTTCTATTTTCTTCCTAATATTTTCATTTTTTCTATTCTTTCTTTAATAGGTCTTGGATTGTTTGTTTCTGTTATTCCTAGTCTTACTTCAAGATTGAGTAAGGTATTGTGGGGTATATCTTCACTTTACTTTATAATGATAATGGTTAATGCTTACTTTTCATTGCAATTTTATCCACTATTTATTATACCGAGCATAATAGCTTCTGGAATAGAAATGATCAAACTCATTTCACGTGATTGCCGTTCCAGTTGAATGTCTATTAGGAGACGGGGATTATATATAGGAGGGATGAGGCTAAGTTTAGCTTGTCTACACTAGGGAGGAAGAGGAGATCCCGTTTACCCTAGGGCTACTAACTTGGACTTGTCTAAGTAGGAGGTGTTAAGGTTGTAGATAAAGTTAGGGTCCTATAGACCTTTTGGACATTAAGGCCTATTATAATACTCTTAACTAATAACATAGTTTCCCATTAATTTCTGAAGAATGCCCAGACTCTATGCTTACTCGAAAACAATTCTACCAGCTGAGTTAGGTTAGTTTCTCATTTTATCAATAATATCTGAACTAAAAATTTCCTTTTATAGATCCGTTGAAAGATATTTATGAGCAATAAAAAATAAATTTAATTTCTAACTTTCAATTTTAGTACTTTTACATAACTCAGAATTGTCTGAGCTTCGAAGAGTATCCTTACTGAAATCTTTTTAGTACATTGCTCGCAGAAGTATAAATTAACTTTATACCTATAAAATATATTATAGAAGATATAATTGTAA comes from the Acidianus infernus genome and includes:
- a CDS encoding FAD-binding protein, with the translated sequence MVDIKDFKGIIELNNNSVSLFPGTKIIDVLKELENDNKELMVFPSSYHIATVGGYIGAGNVGIGAFQYGYFYHKALLSAKIISPKAEVELRGDDILGIAQAAGTTGVVTRAEFSTVNKEDWEEQVVFCKDISCVMSTMKLLLSDPMKTRRVTIEDYDTFTRVTSKDGDRWNVILSSKLKLGTRIDKIFDTIAFAAIYVYFNRKSPFKNYHYEAKLIDLKSFLEISTILKNKLGSSIMIHGDVMIIKSQPIVYSVFMSDVENFDLIMSILRDYGYYYNLHSYQINDYHEDPYVMQKIIELKRKVDPLDILNRGKVRF